In the genome of Nycticebus coucang isolate mNycCou1 chromosome 12, mNycCou1.pri, whole genome shotgun sequence, the window GTGGCTCCCCCAGGTTCGCTATCCTGACCGCATCACCCTGATCCGGGGTAACCATGAGAGCCGCCAGATCACCCAGGTCTACGGCTTCTATGATGAGTGCCTGCGCAAATATGGCTCAGTGACTGTGTGGCGCTATTGCACTGAGATCTTTGACTACCTCAGCCTGTCAGCCATCATTGATGGCAAGGTAGGCCAGACTGGGGCTGCATGGGGCTGGGAGAGGTGTGGAAGCTCTGGGCATGagcccctttcctctttccttattCTTCCTGCAGATCTTCTGTGTACATGGGGGCCTTTCCCCCTCCATTCAGACCTTGGACCAGATCCGGACTATTGACCGAAAGCAAGAGGTGCCTCATGACGGGCCCATGTGCGACCTTCTCTGGTCCGACCCTGAAGGTgagggcaggtgggcaggggcagGCTGGCTTCACCCTTCATTTGTCAAGACTGATTAAACCAAGTGCCATGAAGAGACTCAGGCTGGGGGGTTGGGGAAGAGCGGGAGCAGGGCTGGTCTTCACTGGCTTCCGCCCTTGACCTGCCAACTGGCTGCAACCCTCGAGGAGGAGCAGGGAAGCCTGCGTCAAGCTCAGAGAATGGCCTGGAGCGTGCATATCATGGCTCAGAGGGCTGTTGAGGACCAGGTCATTGGCTCCTGAAAGCGAAGGGGCTCAGAACGTGACAGCAGCTTCTTCAGAGGTCAGACTCCCGGAATGATAGCCCCCTGGGGCCCCCTCATTTTGTAAGTCTACTCACAATAGTATGGGACTGAGCTGAGATAAGCCAGATCTCCCAAGGATCAGTCCAGGGCCTTGGTCTCACTCTCACATGCATTTGCACACACAGCCTCTGCTCCATCACTGCCACTCCCAGGCTGCCTGATCATGGTACAGGGTGATCTCACATCCTGGCGTGCTATGTGTGCCTATTTGGACAGGAAATCATACGGTCACTATGATTATGAAGTGGCCCCTGTCATTGGTGTTTTCTCCTCTGAAGCCTGTCTGCCCTGCATTTGCTGTCCTGGCCCCCAGAATCTCCCAGATCATATTTAGGCCCCGTGTTCCTATCCCATGGGCTTATTGTTGATAGAGGGAACGGGACAGGCTGTTCACCTTCAAAGGGCAGTGGGCAACCAGAGAGGCCTTGAAGATGTCCTCTCCCCATCCCTACCTTATTTTCTCATCAGACACAACAGGCTGGGGTGTGAGCCCCCGTGGGGCTGGATATCTATTTGGCAGTGATGTGGTGGCCCAGTTCAATGCAGCCAACGACATTGACATGATCTGTCGGGCCCATCAACTGGTAATGGAAGGTTACAAGTGGCACTTCAATGAGACCGTGCTCACTGTGTGGTCGGCACCCAACTACTGCTACCGGTGAGCTGGTTGGGCCAAATGGGGACTGGGATCCAAGATGATCAGTTTCTAACACCACTGCCCCCTTTCCAGCTGTGGAAATGTGGCAGCCATCTTGGAGCTGGATGAGCATCTCCAGAAAGATTTCATCATCTTTGAGGCTGCTCCCCAAGAAACACGGGGCATCCCCTCCAAGAAACCTGTGGCTGACTACTTCCTGTGACCCCCTCTATCCCTACCCCCTCTAGCCCTTCTGTCCCTCGGACCACTGTGACTCTGCCCTCTTCCTCAGGAGGCTGGGTGAGGGGCTGTCCCTGGCTCTGCTCTGCCCCCCAGAGGGCACTTCAAGGGTGAGGACTTTCTCTGGAGAGGCTTGGGGCCTTAGCTccatcctcctctcctttctccccactTGAACCATGAAGTTTccaataatttgtttttctttttttccttcttttttttttttttgtctgtttttagataaaaattttgagaaaaaatgaaaaaaaattctaataaaagaagaaaaatggtctTTGGGTTCATGTCAGACTTGGTTGGAGACATATAGGGTTGATGGGCTGGGACTTTGGGGCTTTCACGGCCTCAGTTTCGTGGGCCCTTCCAGTAACTTCCTAAAGCCTTCCTCAGTGCTAGCTACTGAGGGCTGGGTTCTCCTAGGCAGCTTATTTAATTttccagacttcttttttttttttttt includes:
- the PPP4C gene encoding serine/threonine-protein phosphatase 4 catalytic subunit isoform X2: MAEISDLDRQIEQLRRCELIKESEVKALCAKAREILVEESNVQRVDSPVTVCGDIHGQFYDLKELFRVGGDVPETNYLFMGDFVDRGFYSVETFLLLLALKVRYPDRITLIRGNHESRQITQVYGFYDECLRKYGSVTVWRYCTEIFDYLSLSAIIDGKIFCVHGGLSPSIQTLDQIRTIDRKQEVPHDGPMCDLLWSDPEDTTGWGVSPRGAGYLFGSDVVAQFNAANDIDMICRAHQLVMEGYKWHFNETVLTVWSAPNYCYRCGNVAAILELDEHLQKDFIIFEAAPQETRGIPSKKPVADYFL
- the PPP4C gene encoding serine/threonine-protein phosphatase 4 catalytic subunit isoform X1, which codes for MRPLCGAEGAAAPSLTRAGGWAMAEISDLDRQIEQLRRCELIKESEVKALCAKAREILVEESNVQRVDSPVTVCGDIHGQFYDLKELFRVGGDVPETNYLFMGDFVDRGFYSVETFLLLLALKVRYPDRITLIRGNHESRQITQVYGFYDECLRKYGSVTVWRYCTEIFDYLSLSAIIDGKIFCVHGGLSPSIQTLDQIRTIDRKQEVPHDGPMCDLLWSDPEDTTGWGVSPRGAGYLFGSDVVAQFNAANDIDMICRAHQLVMEGYKWHFNETVLTVWSAPNYCYRCGNVAAILELDEHLQKDFIIFEAAPQETRGIPSKKPVADYFL